Proteins found in one Elephas maximus indicus isolate mEleMax1 chromosome 11, mEleMax1 primary haplotype, whole genome shotgun sequence genomic segment:
- the DYRK1B gene encoding dual specificity tyrosine-phosphorylation-regulated kinase 1B isoform X2, with amino-acid sequence MLAVRPPHWGPHRAPAPRGPRTSPDAGLSGGGSRGAGCEKAPPGRAPAPGLAPLRPSEPTMAVPPGHGPFSGFPGPQEHPQVLPDVRLLPRRLPLAFRDATSAPLRKLSVDLIKTYKHINEVYYAKKKRRAQQAPPQDSSTKKEKKVLNHGYDDDNHDYIVRSGERWLERYEIDSLIGKGSFGQVVKAYDHQTQELVAIKIIKNKKAFLNQAQIELRLLELMNQHDTEMKYYIVHLKRHFMFRNHLCLVFELLSYNLYDLLRNTHFRGVSLNLTRKLAQQLCTALLFLATPELSIIHCDLKPENILLCNPKRSAIKIVDFGSSCQLGQRIYQYIQSRFYRSPEVLLGTPYDLAIDMWSLGCILVEMHTGEPLFSGSNEVDQMNRIVEVLGIPPAPMLDQAPKARKYFERLPGGSWTLRRTKELRKDYQGPGTRRLQEDLVLRMLEYEPAARISPLGALQHGFFRRTADEATNTGPAGSSASTSPAPLDTCPSSSTASSISSSGGSSGSSNDNRAYRYSNRYCGGPGPPISDCEMNSPQVPPSQPLRPWAGGDVPHKSHQAPASASSLPGAGAQLPPQPRCLARPLSPTSPPPPELMDVSLVGGPPDCSPPHPAPAPQHPAASALRTRMTGGRPPLPPPDDPAALGPRLGLRGVPQSTAASS; translated from the exons ATGCTGGCCGTCCGCCCGCCTCACTGGGGGCCCCACCGCGCTCCAGCCCCCCGTGGGCCGCGCACCAGCCCTGACGCGG GTCTCAGCGGCGGTGGCAGCCGAGGTGCAGGATGCGAGAAGGCGCCCCCCGGCCGGGCTCCCGCTCCAGGCCTCGCTCCCCTGCGGCCCTCTGAGCCCACCATGGCCGTCCCACCGGGCCATGGTCCCTTCTCTGGCTTCCCGGGGCCCCAGGAGCACCCGCAG GTATTGCCTGATGTGCGGCTACTGCCTCGGAGGCTGCCCCTGGCCTTCCGAGACGCGACCTCAGCCCCACTGCGCAAACTCTCTGTGGACCTCATCAAGACCTACAAGCACATCAATGAG GTATACTATGCGAAGAAGAAGCGGCGGGCCCAGCAGGCGCCGCCTCAAGACTCAAGTACCAAGAAGGAGAAGAAGGTCCTGAACCACGGTTATGACGATGACAACCATGACTACATCGTGCGTAGTGGCGAGCGGTGGCTGGAGCGCTATGAGATTGACTCACTCATTGGCAAGGGCTCGTTTGGCCAG GTGGTGAAGGCCTATGACCATCAGACCCAGGAGCTGGTGGCGATCAAGATCATCAAGAACAAAAAGGCCTTCCTGAACCAGGCGCAGATCGAGCTGCGGCTGCTGGAGCTGATGAACCAGCACGACACGGAGATGAAGTACTACATCG TGCACCTGAAGCGGCACTTCATGTTCCGGAACCACCTGTGCCTGGTGTTCGAGCTGCTTTCCTACAACCTGTACGACCTCCTGCGCAACACGCACTTCCGAGGGGTCTCCCTAAACCTGACCCGGAAGCTGGCGCAGCAGCTCTGCACGGCGCTGCTCTTCCTGGCCACGCCGGAGCTCAGCATCATCCACTGCGACCTCAAGCCCGAGAACATCCTGCTGTGCAACCCCAAGCGCAGCGCCATCAAGATCGTCGACTTCGGCAGCTCCTGCCAGCTTGGCCAGCGG ATCTACCAGTACATCCAGAGCCGCTTCTACCGCTCCCCTGAAGTGCTCCTGGGCACCCCCTACGACCTGGCCATTGACATGTGGTCCTTGGGCTGCATCCTTGTGGAGATGCACACCGGAGAGCCCCTCTTCAGTGGCTCCAATGAG GTGGACCAGATGAACCGGATCGTGGAGGTGCTGGGCATTCCACCGGCCCCCATGCTGGACCAGGCACCCAAGGCTCGGAAGTACTTTGAACGGCTGCCTGGGGGTAGCTGGACCTTACGAAGGACAAAGGAACTCAGGAAG GATTACCAGGGCCCCGGGACACGGCGGCTGCAGGAG GACCTGGTGCTGCGCATGCTGGAGTATGAGCCGGCCGCCCGCATCAGCCCACTGGGGGCCCTGCAGCACGGCTTCTTTCGCCGCACGGCCGACGAGGCCACCAACACGGGCCCGGCAGGCAGCAGTGCCTCCACCTCGCCCGCACCACTCGATACCTGCCCCTCCTCCAGCACGGCCagctccatctccagctctg GAGGCTCCAGTGGCTCCTCCAACGACAACCGGGCCTACAGATACAGCAACCGATACTGCGGGGGCCCCGGGCCCCCAATATCTGACTGTGAGATGAACAGCCCCCAG GTTCCACCCTCCCAGCCGCTACGCCCATGGGCAGGGGGTGATGTGCCCCACAAATCACACCAGGCCCCTGCCTCTGCCTCATCACTGCCGGGAGCCGGCGCTCAGCTACCCCCCCAACCCCGATGCCTTGCCCGTCCCCTGTCACCAACCTCGCCACCACCCCCGGAGCTGATGGATGTGAGCCTGGTGGGCGGCCCTCCGGACTGCTCCCCACCTCACCCAGCGCCTGCCCCCCAGCACCCGGCTGCCTCAGCCCTCCGGACTCGGATGACGGGAGGTCGTCCACCCCTCCCACCTCCCGATGACCCTGCCGCTCTGGGACCTCGTCTGGGCCTCCGTGGTGTACCCCAGAGCACGGCAGCCAGCTCATGA
- the DYRK1B gene encoding dual specificity tyrosine-phosphorylation-regulated kinase 1B isoform X3, which yields MLAVRPPHWGPHRAPAPRGPRTSPDAGLSGGGSRGAGCEKAPPGRAPAPGLAPLRPSEPTMAVPPGHGPFSGFPGPQEHPQVLPDVRLLPRRLPLAFRDATSAPLRKLSVDLIKTYKHINEVYYAKKKRRAQQAPPQDSSTKKEKKVLNHGYDDDNHDYIVRSGERWLERYEIDSLIGKGSFGQVVKAYDHQTQELVAIKIIKNKKAFLNQAQIELRLLELMNQHDTEMKYYIVHLKRHFMFRNHLCLVFELLSYNLYDLLRNTHFRGVSLNLTRKLAQQLCTALLFLATPELSIIHCDLKPENILLCNPKRSAIKIVDFGSSCQLGQRIYQYIQSRFYRSPEVLLGTPYDLAIDMWSLGCILVEMHTGEPLFSGSNEVDQMNRIVEVLGIPPAPMLDQAPKARKYFERLPGGSWTLRRTKELRKDLVLRMLEYEPAARISPLGALQHGFFRRTADEATNTGPAGSSASTSPAPLDTCPSSSTASSISSSGGSSGSSNDNRAYRYSNRYCGGPGPPISDCEMNSPQVPPSQPLRPWAGGDVPHKSHQAPASASSLPGAGAQLPPQPRCLARPLSPTSPPPPELMDVSLVGGPPDCSPPHPAPAPQHPAASALRTRMTGGRPPLPPPDDPAALGPRLGLRGVPQSTAASS from the exons ATGCTGGCCGTCCGCCCGCCTCACTGGGGGCCCCACCGCGCTCCAGCCCCCCGTGGGCCGCGCACCAGCCCTGACGCGG GTCTCAGCGGCGGTGGCAGCCGAGGTGCAGGATGCGAGAAGGCGCCCCCCGGCCGGGCTCCCGCTCCAGGCCTCGCTCCCCTGCGGCCCTCTGAGCCCACCATGGCCGTCCCACCGGGCCATGGTCCCTTCTCTGGCTTCCCGGGGCCCCAGGAGCACCCGCAG GTATTGCCTGATGTGCGGCTACTGCCTCGGAGGCTGCCCCTGGCCTTCCGAGACGCGACCTCAGCCCCACTGCGCAAACTCTCTGTGGACCTCATCAAGACCTACAAGCACATCAATGAG GTATACTATGCGAAGAAGAAGCGGCGGGCCCAGCAGGCGCCGCCTCAAGACTCAAGTACCAAGAAGGAGAAGAAGGTCCTGAACCACGGTTATGACGATGACAACCATGACTACATCGTGCGTAGTGGCGAGCGGTGGCTGGAGCGCTATGAGATTGACTCACTCATTGGCAAGGGCTCGTTTGGCCAG GTGGTGAAGGCCTATGACCATCAGACCCAGGAGCTGGTGGCGATCAAGATCATCAAGAACAAAAAGGCCTTCCTGAACCAGGCGCAGATCGAGCTGCGGCTGCTGGAGCTGATGAACCAGCACGACACGGAGATGAAGTACTACATCG TGCACCTGAAGCGGCACTTCATGTTCCGGAACCACCTGTGCCTGGTGTTCGAGCTGCTTTCCTACAACCTGTACGACCTCCTGCGCAACACGCACTTCCGAGGGGTCTCCCTAAACCTGACCCGGAAGCTGGCGCAGCAGCTCTGCACGGCGCTGCTCTTCCTGGCCACGCCGGAGCTCAGCATCATCCACTGCGACCTCAAGCCCGAGAACATCCTGCTGTGCAACCCCAAGCGCAGCGCCATCAAGATCGTCGACTTCGGCAGCTCCTGCCAGCTTGGCCAGCGG ATCTACCAGTACATCCAGAGCCGCTTCTACCGCTCCCCTGAAGTGCTCCTGGGCACCCCCTACGACCTGGCCATTGACATGTGGTCCTTGGGCTGCATCCTTGTGGAGATGCACACCGGAGAGCCCCTCTTCAGTGGCTCCAATGAG GTGGACCAGATGAACCGGATCGTGGAGGTGCTGGGCATTCCACCGGCCCCCATGCTGGACCAGGCACCCAAGGCTCGGAAGTACTTTGAACGGCTGCCTGGGGGTAGCTGGACCTTACGAAGGACAAAGGAACTCAGGAAG GACCTGGTGCTGCGCATGCTGGAGTATGAGCCGGCCGCCCGCATCAGCCCACTGGGGGCCCTGCAGCACGGCTTCTTTCGCCGCACGGCCGACGAGGCCACCAACACGGGCCCGGCAGGCAGCAGTGCCTCCACCTCGCCCGCACCACTCGATACCTGCCCCTCCTCCAGCACGGCCagctccatctccagctctg GAGGCTCCAGTGGCTCCTCCAACGACAACCGGGCCTACAGATACAGCAACCGATACTGCGGGGGCCCCGGGCCCCCAATATCTGACTGTGAGATGAACAGCCCCCAG GTTCCACCCTCCCAGCCGCTACGCCCATGGGCAGGGGGTGATGTGCCCCACAAATCACACCAGGCCCCTGCCTCTGCCTCATCACTGCCGGGAGCCGGCGCTCAGCTACCCCCCCAACCCCGATGCCTTGCCCGTCCCCTGTCACCAACCTCGCCACCACCCCCGGAGCTGATGGATGTGAGCCTGGTGGGCGGCCCTCCGGACTGCTCCCCACCTCACCCAGCGCCTGCCCCCCAGCACCCGGCTGCCTCAGCCCTCCGGACTCGGATGACGGGAGGTCGTCCACCCCTCCCACCTCCCGATGACCCTGCCGCTCTGGGACCTCGTCTGGGCCTCCGTGGTGTACCCCAGAGCACGGCAGCCAGCTCATGA
- the DYRK1B gene encoding dual specificity tyrosine-phosphorylation-regulated kinase 1B isoform X4: MAVPPGHGPFSGFPGPQEHPQVLPDVRLLPRRLPLAFRDATSAPLRKLSVDLIKTYKHINEVYYAKKKRRAQQAPPQDSSTKKEKKVLNHGYDDDNHDYIVRSGERWLERYEIDSLIGKGSFGQVVKAYDHQTQELVAIKIIKNKKAFLNQAQIELRLLELMNQHDTEMKYYIVHLKRHFMFRNHLCLVFELLSYNLYDLLRNTHFRGVSLNLTRKLAQQLCTALLFLATPELSIIHCDLKPENILLCNPKRSAIKIVDFGSSCQLGQRIYQYIQSRFYRSPEVLLGTPYDLAIDMWSLGCILVEMHTGEPLFSGSNEVDQMNRIVEVLGIPPAPMLDQAPKARKYFERLPGGSWTLRRTKELRKDYQGPGTRRLQEVLGVQTGGPGGRRAGEPGHSPADYLRFQDLVLRMLEYEPAARISPLGALQHGFFRRTADEATNTGPAGSSASTSPAPLDTCPSSSTASSISSSGGSSGSSNDNRAYRYSNRYCGGPGPPISDCEMNSPQVPPSQPLRPWAGGDVPHKSHQAPASASSLPGAGAQLPPQPRCLARPLSPTSPPPPELMDVSLVGGPPDCSPPHPAPAPQHPAASALRTRMTGGRPPLPPPDDPAALGPRLGLRGVPQSTAASS, translated from the exons ATGGCCGTCCCACCGGGCCATGGTCCCTTCTCTGGCTTCCCGGGGCCCCAGGAGCACCCGCAG GTATTGCCTGATGTGCGGCTACTGCCTCGGAGGCTGCCCCTGGCCTTCCGAGACGCGACCTCAGCCCCACTGCGCAAACTCTCTGTGGACCTCATCAAGACCTACAAGCACATCAATGAG GTATACTATGCGAAGAAGAAGCGGCGGGCCCAGCAGGCGCCGCCTCAAGACTCAAGTACCAAGAAGGAGAAGAAGGTCCTGAACCACGGTTATGACGATGACAACCATGACTACATCGTGCGTAGTGGCGAGCGGTGGCTGGAGCGCTATGAGATTGACTCACTCATTGGCAAGGGCTCGTTTGGCCAG GTGGTGAAGGCCTATGACCATCAGACCCAGGAGCTGGTGGCGATCAAGATCATCAAGAACAAAAAGGCCTTCCTGAACCAGGCGCAGATCGAGCTGCGGCTGCTGGAGCTGATGAACCAGCACGACACGGAGATGAAGTACTACATCG TGCACCTGAAGCGGCACTTCATGTTCCGGAACCACCTGTGCCTGGTGTTCGAGCTGCTTTCCTACAACCTGTACGACCTCCTGCGCAACACGCACTTCCGAGGGGTCTCCCTAAACCTGACCCGGAAGCTGGCGCAGCAGCTCTGCACGGCGCTGCTCTTCCTGGCCACGCCGGAGCTCAGCATCATCCACTGCGACCTCAAGCCCGAGAACATCCTGCTGTGCAACCCCAAGCGCAGCGCCATCAAGATCGTCGACTTCGGCAGCTCCTGCCAGCTTGGCCAGCGG ATCTACCAGTACATCCAGAGCCGCTTCTACCGCTCCCCTGAAGTGCTCCTGGGCACCCCCTACGACCTGGCCATTGACATGTGGTCCTTGGGCTGCATCCTTGTGGAGATGCACACCGGAGAGCCCCTCTTCAGTGGCTCCAATGAG GTGGACCAGATGAACCGGATCGTGGAGGTGCTGGGCATTCCACCGGCCCCCATGCTGGACCAGGCACCCAAGGCTCGGAAGTACTTTGAACGGCTGCCTGGGGGTAGCTGGACCTTACGAAGGACAAAGGAACTCAGGAAG GATTACCAGGGCCCCGGGACACGGCGGCTGCAGGAGGTGCTGGGCGTGCAGACGGGCGGGCCCGGGGGCCGGCGGGCGGGGGAGCCGGGCCACAGCCCCGCCGACTACCTCCGCTTCCAGGACCTGGTGCTGCGCATGCTGGAGTATGAGCCGGCCGCCCGCATCAGCCCACTGGGGGCCCTGCAGCACGGCTTCTTTCGCCGCACGGCCGACGAGGCCACCAACACGGGCCCGGCAGGCAGCAGTGCCTCCACCTCGCCCGCACCACTCGATACCTGCCCCTCCTCCAGCACGGCCagctccatctccagctctg GAGGCTCCAGTGGCTCCTCCAACGACAACCGGGCCTACAGATACAGCAACCGATACTGCGGGGGCCCCGGGCCCCCAATATCTGACTGTGAGATGAACAGCCCCCAG GTTCCACCCTCCCAGCCGCTACGCCCATGGGCAGGGGGTGATGTGCCCCACAAATCACACCAGGCCCCTGCCTCTGCCTCATCACTGCCGGGAGCCGGCGCTCAGCTACCCCCCCAACCCCGATGCCTTGCCCGTCCCCTGTCACCAACCTCGCCACCACCCCCGGAGCTGATGGATGTGAGCCTGGTGGGCGGCCCTCCGGACTGCTCCCCACCTCACCCAGCGCCTGCCCCCCAGCACCCGGCTGCCTCAGCCCTCCGGACTCGGATGACGGGAGGTCGTCCACCCCTCCCACCTCCCGATGACCCTGCCGCTCTGGGACCTCGTCTGGGCCTCCGTGGTGTACCCCAGAGCACGGCAGCCAGCTCATGA
- the DYRK1B gene encoding dual specificity tyrosine-phosphorylation-regulated kinase 1B isoform X1: protein MLAVRPPHWGPHRAPAPRGPRTSPDAGLSGGGSRGAGCEKAPPGRAPAPGLAPLRPSEPTMAVPPGHGPFSGFPGPQEHPQVLPDVRLLPRRLPLAFRDATSAPLRKLSVDLIKTYKHINEVYYAKKKRRAQQAPPQDSSTKKEKKVLNHGYDDDNHDYIVRSGERWLERYEIDSLIGKGSFGQVVKAYDHQTQELVAIKIIKNKKAFLNQAQIELRLLELMNQHDTEMKYYIVHLKRHFMFRNHLCLVFELLSYNLYDLLRNTHFRGVSLNLTRKLAQQLCTALLFLATPELSIIHCDLKPENILLCNPKRSAIKIVDFGSSCQLGQRIYQYIQSRFYRSPEVLLGTPYDLAIDMWSLGCILVEMHTGEPLFSGSNEVDQMNRIVEVLGIPPAPMLDQAPKARKYFERLPGGSWTLRRTKELRKDYQGPGTRRLQEVLGVQTGGPGGRRAGEPGHSPADYLRFQDLVLRMLEYEPAARISPLGALQHGFFRRTADEATNTGPAGSSASTSPAPLDTCPSSSTASSISSSGGSSGSSNDNRAYRYSNRYCGGPGPPISDCEMNSPQVPPSQPLRPWAGGDVPHKSHQAPASASSLPGAGAQLPPQPRCLARPLSPTSPPPPELMDVSLVGGPPDCSPPHPAPAPQHPAASALRTRMTGGRPPLPPPDDPAALGPRLGLRGVPQSTAASS, encoded by the exons ATGCTGGCCGTCCGCCCGCCTCACTGGGGGCCCCACCGCGCTCCAGCCCCCCGTGGGCCGCGCACCAGCCCTGACGCGG GTCTCAGCGGCGGTGGCAGCCGAGGTGCAGGATGCGAGAAGGCGCCCCCCGGCCGGGCTCCCGCTCCAGGCCTCGCTCCCCTGCGGCCCTCTGAGCCCACCATGGCCGTCCCACCGGGCCATGGTCCCTTCTCTGGCTTCCCGGGGCCCCAGGAGCACCCGCAG GTATTGCCTGATGTGCGGCTACTGCCTCGGAGGCTGCCCCTGGCCTTCCGAGACGCGACCTCAGCCCCACTGCGCAAACTCTCTGTGGACCTCATCAAGACCTACAAGCACATCAATGAG GTATACTATGCGAAGAAGAAGCGGCGGGCCCAGCAGGCGCCGCCTCAAGACTCAAGTACCAAGAAGGAGAAGAAGGTCCTGAACCACGGTTATGACGATGACAACCATGACTACATCGTGCGTAGTGGCGAGCGGTGGCTGGAGCGCTATGAGATTGACTCACTCATTGGCAAGGGCTCGTTTGGCCAG GTGGTGAAGGCCTATGACCATCAGACCCAGGAGCTGGTGGCGATCAAGATCATCAAGAACAAAAAGGCCTTCCTGAACCAGGCGCAGATCGAGCTGCGGCTGCTGGAGCTGATGAACCAGCACGACACGGAGATGAAGTACTACATCG TGCACCTGAAGCGGCACTTCATGTTCCGGAACCACCTGTGCCTGGTGTTCGAGCTGCTTTCCTACAACCTGTACGACCTCCTGCGCAACACGCACTTCCGAGGGGTCTCCCTAAACCTGACCCGGAAGCTGGCGCAGCAGCTCTGCACGGCGCTGCTCTTCCTGGCCACGCCGGAGCTCAGCATCATCCACTGCGACCTCAAGCCCGAGAACATCCTGCTGTGCAACCCCAAGCGCAGCGCCATCAAGATCGTCGACTTCGGCAGCTCCTGCCAGCTTGGCCAGCGG ATCTACCAGTACATCCAGAGCCGCTTCTACCGCTCCCCTGAAGTGCTCCTGGGCACCCCCTACGACCTGGCCATTGACATGTGGTCCTTGGGCTGCATCCTTGTGGAGATGCACACCGGAGAGCCCCTCTTCAGTGGCTCCAATGAG GTGGACCAGATGAACCGGATCGTGGAGGTGCTGGGCATTCCACCGGCCCCCATGCTGGACCAGGCACCCAAGGCTCGGAAGTACTTTGAACGGCTGCCTGGGGGTAGCTGGACCTTACGAAGGACAAAGGAACTCAGGAAG GATTACCAGGGCCCCGGGACACGGCGGCTGCAGGAGGTGCTGGGCGTGCAGACGGGCGGGCCCGGGGGCCGGCGGGCGGGGGAGCCGGGCCACAGCCCCGCCGACTACCTCCGCTTCCAGGACCTGGTGCTGCGCATGCTGGAGTATGAGCCGGCCGCCCGCATCAGCCCACTGGGGGCCCTGCAGCACGGCTTCTTTCGCCGCACGGCCGACGAGGCCACCAACACGGGCCCGGCAGGCAGCAGTGCCTCCACCTCGCCCGCACCACTCGATACCTGCCCCTCCTCCAGCACGGCCagctccatctccagctctg GAGGCTCCAGTGGCTCCTCCAACGACAACCGGGCCTACAGATACAGCAACCGATACTGCGGGGGCCCCGGGCCCCCAATATCTGACTGTGAGATGAACAGCCCCCAG GTTCCACCCTCCCAGCCGCTACGCCCATGGGCAGGGGGTGATGTGCCCCACAAATCACACCAGGCCCCTGCCTCTGCCTCATCACTGCCGGGAGCCGGCGCTCAGCTACCCCCCCAACCCCGATGCCTTGCCCGTCCCCTGTCACCAACCTCGCCACCACCCCCGGAGCTGATGGATGTGAGCCTGGTGGGCGGCCCTCCGGACTGCTCCCCACCTCACCCAGCGCCTGCCCCCCAGCACCCGGCTGCCTCAGCCCTCCGGACTCGGATGACGGGAGGTCGTCCACCCCTCCCACCTCCCGATGACCCTGCCGCTCTGGGACCTCGTCTGGGCCTCCGTGGTGTACCCCAGAGCACGGCAGCCAGCTCATGA